From Ictidomys tridecemlineatus isolate mIctTri1 chromosome 2, mIctTri1.hap1, whole genome shotgun sequence, the proteins below share one genomic window:
- the LOC101967320 gene encoding olfactory receptor 7C1 — translation MEPENHTGTPGFLLQELSEKPEMQSVLSGLFLSLYLVTIFGNLLIILAIISDSHLHTPMYFFLSNLSFSDICFTSTTIPKMLVNIQTQSKAITYAGCITQMYFFTVFGLLDNLLLTVMAYDRFVAICRPLHYTVLMSPKLCAQLLLLSWLVSVLGALPESVSVLRLSFCTDVEIPHYFCEFPEVLKLACSDTFVNSVILYLVTGIMGFFPLAGILFSYSKIVASVLRISTAGGKYKAFSTCASHLSVVSLFYGTCLGVYLSSTGTRTSWTGVLASTLYTLVTPMVNPFIYSLRNRDMKRALGTFLCSSLSSSRQEY, via the coding sequence ATGGAACCAGAAAACCACACGGGGACTCCAGGATTTCTCCTCCAGGAACTTTCTGAGAAGCCAGAGATGCAGTCGGTTCTCTCTGGGCTGTTCCTGTCCTTGTACCTGGTGACCATCTTTGgcaacctgctcatcatcctggccatcatctcagactcccacctgcacacgcccatgtacttcttcctctccaacctgtccttttCTGACATCTgcttcacctccaccaccatccccaagatgctggtgaacatccaGACACAGAGCAAGGCCATTACCTATGCAGGCTGCATCACCCAGATGTACTTCTTCACTGTTTTTGGACTGCTGGACAATTTACTTCTTAccgtgatggcctatgaccgcttcGTGGCCATCTGCCGGCCCCTGCATTACACGGTCCTCATGAGCCCCAAGCTCTGTGCTCAGCTACTTCTCCTGAGCTGGCTCGTCAGTGTGCTGGGAGCCCTTCCTGAGAGCGTGAGTGTGCTGAGGCTCTCCTTCTGCACAGACGTGGAAATCCCACACTATTTCTGTGAATTCCCTGAGGTCCTCAAGCTCGCCTGCTCTGATACTTTCGTCAATAGCGTCATATTGTACTTAGTGACGGGCATCATGGGGTTTTTCCCTCTTGCTGGGATCCTTTTCTCTTATTCTAAAATTGTTGCTTCTGTCCTGCGGATCTCCACAGCAGGAGGGAAGTACAAGGCCTTTTCCACCTGCGCTTCTCACCTCTCAGTTGTCTCCCTGTTCTATGGAACCTGCCTGGGGGTCTACCTCAGCTCCACAGGGACACGCACCTCCTGGACAGGGGTGTTGGCCTCCACCCTGTACACCTTGGTCACCCCCATggtgaaccccttcatctacagcctgaggaacagggacatGAAGAGGGCCCTGGGAACATTTCTGTGCAGCTCCTTGTCCTCCAGCAGACAGGAATACTGA
- the LOC101967605 gene encoding olfactory receptor 7A40 has protein sequence MEPGNDTRITKFLLLGISEDPTLQPFLFGLFLFMYLVTVLGNLLIIVATISDSHLHTPMYFFLINLSFADICFTTTSIPKMLVNIQTQSKVITYNGCIIQIYFFIFFGVLDNFLLAVMAYDRYVAICHPLHYMVIMNRRLCGLLVLACWALTALNSLIDILMALGLSFCTDLEIPHFVCELNQLVLLACSDTFSIDMVMYFGAVLLGGGPLVGVLYSYSKIVSSIRAISSAQGKYKAFSTCASHLSVVSLFYSTLLGVYLSSSITQNSQSTARASVMYSVVTPMLNPFIYSLRNKDITGALRRLFQRKL, from the coding sequence ATGGAGCCAGGCAATGACACACGCATtacaaaatttcttcttctgggaatTTCTGAGGACCCCACATTGCAACCTTTCCTCTTTGGGCTGTTTCTGTTTATGTACCTGGTCACTGTGCTGGGGAATCTGCTCATCATCGTGGCCACCATCTCAGACTCCCAcctgcacacacccatgtacttcttcctcatcAACCTGTCCTTTGCGGACATCTGCTTCACCACAACGAGCAtccccaagatgctggtgaacatccaGACCCAGAGCAAGGTCATCACCTATAATGGATGCATTATCCAGATATACTTTTTCATATTCTTTGGTGTTTTGGATAACTTCCTCCTGgctgtgatggcctatgaccgatatgtggccatctgtcacccctTGCACTACATGGTCATCATGAACCGCCGGCTCTGTGGACTGCTGGTGCTGGCTTGCTGGGCCTTGACTGCTCTGAACTCCTTAATAGACATCTTAATGGCCTTGGGGCTGTCCTTCTGTACAGACCTGGAGATCCCACACTTTGTATGTGAACTCAACCAGCTGGTCCTACTTGCCTGTTCCGACACCTTTTCCATTGACATGGTGATGTATTTTGGAGCTGTCTTGCTGGGAGGTGGCCCTCTGGTTGGGGTCCTGTACTCCTACTCCAAGATTGTGTCCTCCATCCGTGCCATCTCCTCAGCTCAGGGCaagtacaaagccttctccacctgtgcgtctcACCTCTCTGTGGTCTCCTTGTTCTACTCTACACTCCTGGGGGTGTACCTCAGCTCTTCCATTACCCAGAACTCACAATCAACAGCAAGAGCCTCGGTGATGTACAGcgtggtcacccccatgctgaaccccttcatctacagtcTGAGGAACAAGGACATCACGGGAGCCCTGAGGAGACTCTTCCAACGGAAGCTGTAG